One genomic segment of Thalassospiraceae bacterium LMO-SO8 includes these proteins:
- a CDS encoding thermonuclease family protein, which yields MLRSWPLGIRPEYDGHDAKAQLNIIIMRVLLCAFLIASLPALAAAPDTSTINSGMMITGTVTHVRDGDTIEVKSIPIRLNGISAPEMNEPLGVKSKTFMVDLVLGKHVRCELNGEKTYDRWVGVCFLESVDIGRAVVRAGLALDCPRYSRSRYAGDEAEGAAARMRLPGYCR from the coding sequence ATGCTGCGCTCCTGGCCACTTGGAATTAGACCAGAATACGACGGACATGACGCGAAAGCTCAGCTAAATATAATTATCATGCGTGTGCTTTTATGCGCCTTCTTGATCGCTTCGTTACCGGCCCTGGCAGCCGCCCCCGATACCTCGACCATCAATTCCGGAATGATGATTACCGGCACTGTCACCCACGTCCGCGACGGTGACACCATCGAGGTTAAAAGCATCCCAATTCGGCTGAATGGCATCAGCGCCCCGGAGATGAATGAACCGCTTGGGGTTAAATCGAAGACCTTCATGGTCGACCTAGTCCTCGGCAAGCATGTGCGCTGCGAGCTGAACGGCGAGAAGACGTATGACCGCTGGGTCGGTGTCTGCTTCCTGGAGAGCGTAGACATCGGGCGCGCCGTCGTCCGCGCCGGTCTCGCGCTGGACTGTCCAAGGTACTCACGTTCGCGTTATGCTGGTGATGAAGCGGAGGGAGCGGCGGCACGAATGAGGCTGCCGGGGTATTGTCGATGA
- a CDS encoding endonuclease/exonuclease/phosphatase family protein — protein sequence MRVITWNVAGRRSRSEQQVSALGAFGPDIVALQEVRISTIDDLTVGLKKLGLQNVLNSFQLANDHSKLVGPRQYGEIIATRFPIEPLRPEKFRIPWPERVLSCRIKHAVGDVDFHTTHIPPGVTNKWIKIETFEGIFEKLALDTQANRILCGDFNSPDQEFSDGRVKVFGERLRKDGSIVPQDHRGQPPGRWSKGERSVITGLSEIGMPDVFRALHGYEVAEGSWFSQREGKLTVRRFDHIFASPQLNPTKAQYLHALRETKLSDHSPLLVDFSPS from the coding sequence ATGCGAGTTATTACTTGGAATGTGGCAGGCAGAAGAAGTCGTTCAGAACAGCAGGTTAGTGCTTTAGGGGCCTTCGGCCCGGACATTGTCGCGTTACAAGAAGTGAGAATTTCCACCATAGACGACCTGACAGTCGGTCTAAAAAAATTAGGCCTTCAAAATGTTCTTAACAGTTTTCAATTGGCTAACGATCACTCGAAGCTGGTAGGCCCACGGCAATACGGCGAGATAATTGCCACAAGGTTTCCTATAGAACCGCTTCGCCCGGAAAAATTCCGTATTCCCTGGCCTGAGAGGGTTCTGTCTTGCCGCATCAAACATGCGGTAGGTGATGTGGATTTTCACACAACGCATATCCCTCCTGGCGTCACTAATAAGTGGATTAAAATCGAGACCTTTGAAGGGATTTTTGAAAAATTAGCATTAGACACTCAAGCCAATCGCATCCTCTGTGGGGACTTTAATTCACCAGACCAGGAGTTCTCGGATGGAAGGGTGAAGGTTTTCGGTGAGCGGTTAAGGAAAGATGGTTCGATAGTTCCGCAAGATCACAGGGGTCAGCCACCGGGAAGGTGGTCGAAAGGCGAGAGAAGCGTTATCACCGGACTGTCAGAGATTGGCATGCCCGATGTATTTCGCGCTCTTCATGGTTATGAAGTGGCTGAGGGAAGCTGGTTTAGTCAACGCGAAGGAAAGCTGACTGTTCGCAGGTTTGACCACATTTTCGCCTCACCACAGCTAAACCCAACGAAAGCTCAATACTTGCATGCGCTTCGTGAAACTAAGCTCAGCGATCATTCACCTTTGTTGGTAGATTTTTCCCCCAGCTAA
- a CDS encoding DUF4344 domain-containing metallopeptidase, which produces MNSIIRAFGISTLVGLLASAQAFAGGYVADVLRFKVDDGHAEVQAGKFWFKPLPTFSDAELEVGITVHNKIYNDVDALVCTERELSLYRAGRPARCAGVNRGKGSFTFRAPARSTERLYLLINNSFSLVVKKKVSFTVFVRDRIDQDKRQALEDGLAKGSTAVSTMFEVPEFDLRVEPCGQDNAYSNSRTGDITICSEMFMGMALGGQKGALSAIMFHEMGHTLLNLWGLPGYDNEETVDEYAVVMLYLQGKQEYAIEWIDWFEKHDSRQQALTKLYVDDRHPLSVQRIRNIRRILQNPGPVIARWNRLLYPRMTVAGLEEVQKLAPMYADRDLAEKLIAGKTSSTPDRRVQYKETNTPPSPQPMWAPPPQK; this is translated from the coding sequence ATGAATTCAATTATTCGCGCATTTGGAATTTCAACGCTTGTAGGATTACTGGCATCCGCCCAGGCATTTGCTGGTGGGTATGTCGCCGATGTTCTCCGGTTCAAGGTCGATGATGGGCATGCTGAAGTGCAGGCTGGCAAGTTCTGGTTTAAGCCATTGCCCACTTTCTCTGACGCCGAGTTGGAGGTGGGCATCACGGTTCACAACAAAATCTACAACGACGTTGATGCCTTGGTTTGTACGGAGCGGGAATTATCGTTGTATCGGGCCGGACGACCTGCAAGGTGTGCAGGAGTAAATCGGGGCAAAGGATCATTCACATTCCGCGCCCCAGCCCGGTCCACCGAGCGGCTCTACCTCTTAATCAATAATAGTTTCAGCTTGGTCGTGAAGAAGAAGGTCTCCTTCACAGTTTTTGTCCGCGACCGGATCGACCAGGATAAAAGGCAGGCGTTGGAAGACGGCCTCGCAAAAGGCTCGACCGCCGTATCCACAATGTTCGAGGTGCCGGAGTTCGATCTGAGAGTTGAGCCCTGTGGCCAGGACAATGCCTATTCGAACAGCCGAACCGGCGATATCACCATTTGCTCCGAAATGTTCATGGGGATGGCATTGGGGGGGCAGAAGGGGGCCTTATCGGCGATCATGTTCCATGAGATGGGGCACACTCTTCTCAACCTGTGGGGCCTACCGGGCTACGACAATGAAGAAACGGTCGATGAATACGCCGTCGTGATGCTCTATCTGCAAGGGAAGCAGGAGTACGCGATTGAGTGGATCGACTGGTTCGAGAAACACGACTCCCGGCAACAGGCCCTGACCAAACTTTATGTCGATGACCGCCATCCCCTGTCGGTCCAGCGTATCCGGAACATCCGGCGTATTCTTCAAAACCCCGGCCCGGTCATTGCGCGATGGAACCGGCTTCTGTATCCCAGGATGACGGTGGCGGGGTTGGAAGAAGTTCAGAAGCTAGCGCCCATGTATGCCGACCGCGATCTTGCAGAAAAGTTGATCGCGGGAAAAACCAGTTCAACGCCAGACCGGCGGGTTCAATATAAGGAAACCAATACCCCGCCTTCGCCGCAACCGATGTGGGCACCACCACCTCAAAAATAA
- a CDS encoding DUF4238 domain-containing protein — protein MGGAGSKPKRHHQVSRFYLEKFAGNDPTGHVWTYDMETGGIWHAAADNTAVETHLYSVTLDDGTRATEIEEFLAKVEGKAAGPFEKVLRGENVEGQERADLASFFAMMFVRTNSFRRTYAEAFAGYMNIKLYATAQHDGAFRTAMEEYEAEHGPLSDKEKEDLRDGMLHPKKFKLAVDREFTLSALTVHDGLAPILFDMDWSTLIPPEGRYFISSDNPFTREVPSQHLHPLEGPGFLHKHVEVLFPLSSNRCLLAHWNKDRQQLLNIPPELVKLANRTRAVNAERFLFGPVRDSGIAALGRKYRDVKAGMKIGGFGPEEFSAVEVKKLKP, from the coding sequence ATGGGCGGCGCAGGATCAAAACCCAAACGCCACCATCAAGTATCCCGTTTTTACCTTGAGAAATTCGCGGGTAACGACCCGACTGGGCATGTGTGGACGTACGACATGGAAACCGGAGGTATCTGGCATGCCGCAGCGGACAACACTGCAGTCGAGACCCATCTCTATAGCGTAACGCTTGATGACGGCACGCGGGCGACCGAAATCGAAGAGTTTCTTGCGAAGGTCGAGGGCAAGGCCGCAGGGCCATTTGAGAAGGTCTTGCGCGGCGAGAATGTCGAAGGACAAGAGCGAGCAGACTTGGCCAGTTTTTTCGCCATGATGTTCGTGCGAACAAACTCATTTCGTCGCACCTATGCGGAGGCGTTTGCGGGATACATGAATATCAAGCTGTATGCCACGGCGCAGCACGACGGCGCATTTCGTACCGCGATGGAAGAATACGAAGCCGAACACGGTCCATTAAGCGATAAAGAAAAAGAAGACCTGCGGGACGGCATGCTACACCCCAAAAAATTCAAGCTAGCCGTTGATCGCGAATTCACTTTGAGTGCGCTTACAGTCCATGACGGGCTGGCCCCGATCTTGTTTGATATGGACTGGTCGACGCTCATCCCTCCTGAAGGCCGCTATTTTATCTCCAGCGACAATCCGTTCACACGCGAGGTTCCATCTCAGCATCTGCACCCACTTGAAGGACCGGGGTTTCTGCACAAGCACGTCGAGGTTCTATTCCCGCTCTCATCTAACCGCTGTCTACTCGCACACTGGAACAAGGACCGGCAGCAACTCCTCAACATCCCTCCTGAATTGGTGAAGCTTGCCAATAGGACGAGGGCCGTAAATGCGGAGCGGTTTCTGTTCGGGCCTGTGCGGGACAGCGGCATCGCCGCGTTAGGAAGAAAATACAGGGACGTGAAGGCGGGTATGAAAATCGGAGGGTTCGGACCGGAAGAATTTTCGGCGGTGGAGGTCAAGAAGCTCAAGCCTTAA
- a CDS encoding site-specific integrase, whose amino-acid sequence MKSLTARDATLSRTQEATDQSSAISCNRTAFEYVRASVADNTRRAYRSDLAHFLEWGGSIPASDVVVADYLAAHAGNLSVATLSRRVASISKAHTSKGLQSPTTSDLIKATLRGIKRTHGAPQRASSPLLVEDLLRIMNMLGDSPKDTRDRALLLIGFAGGFRRSELVALDVEDIRQVRQGMVVSIRRSKTDQAGKGREIGIPLARGRFCPVKSLEEWLQFSSIEDGPIFRSVSQHGQIGEARLSSEAVAGVVKVRVEQVGLDPRSFSGHSLRAGLATSAAMAGVSSLDIRKQTGHRSDAALARYVRTGELFVNNAAGGLL is encoded by the coding sequence GTGAAGTCGCTCACGGCCCGCGACGCGACATTATCCAGAACACAGGAAGCGACCGACCAGTCGAGTGCAATCAGTTGCAATCGAACTGCCTTCGAATACGTGCGGGCGTCTGTCGCCGACAACACCCGCCGCGCCTATAGATCAGACCTGGCGCACTTCCTAGAATGGGGCGGTAGTATCCCTGCGTCGGACGTAGTCGTCGCCGACTACCTAGCGGCGCATGCTGGCAATCTTTCCGTCGCGACTCTTTCGAGGCGTGTTGCGTCGATCTCCAAAGCTCACACCTCAAAGGGCCTACAAAGCCCGACGACCTCTGACCTTATCAAGGCCACCCTGCGCGGCATTAAGCGCACTCACGGCGCACCACAGCGGGCCTCATCCCCTCTCCTGGTCGAGGACCTCCTCCGCATCATGAACATGCTCGGCGATAGCCCGAAGGACACGCGGGATCGCGCCCTACTGCTGATCGGGTTCGCGGGCGGATTCCGTCGATCGGAACTCGTCGCACTTGATGTCGAAGACATCCGGCAGGTACGACAAGGCATGGTTGTTTCAATCCGGCGGTCCAAAACAGATCAAGCCGGGAAGGGTCGCGAAATTGGTATTCCGCTCGCACGGGGACGGTTCTGTCCCGTCAAATCTTTGGAGGAGTGGTTGCAGTTTTCAAGCATTGAGGATGGCCCGATATTCCGTTCTGTTAGTCAACATGGACAGATCGGCGAAGCACGCTTGTCTTCGGAGGCCGTCGCCGGTGTGGTCAAAGTACGAGTTGAGCAAGTCGGACTTGATCCAAGGAGCTTTTCTGGACATTCCCTTCGTGCAGGCCTAGCGACCAGCGCCGCGATGGCGGGGGTCAGTTCCCTCGACATCCGCAAGCAGACTGGCCACCGCTCCGATGCTGCACTGGCACGGTACGTCCGCACGGGCGAATTGTTCGTCAACAATGCCGCCGGAGGCCTGTTGTAG
- a CDS encoding SH3 domain-containing protein: protein MSLITALMKTVFGIVLILFAGFFLFGLFGSDDENEKNQVVQIQPSLAASQRCADAKDTGVEYGITGSGINIREGPGTSYDKVINKKATQTLGKTHYVQVDYTVTVLEVCQKGGWSYVEVVKPDWLKESHRGWVASRFLRGQRRDTAGIRVFTEEDFIWDKNTSPYKGTIITGVNKIHRENERCKEIDPASAYLSDSRSTPDRPVFFVTCGAGTKAFNVWFSEEDLKSGKAFKAARHISQSIAIQLCEQYARQVATHPNTVDFSRVLDLAINEHANGRTAVHSTFSAKNSFNLEIKFRIRCLLDATGLIEATVNEAG, encoded by the coding sequence ATGAGCCTTATCACGGCACTCATGAAGACCGTTTTCGGAATCGTCTTAATACTTTTCGCGGGATTTTTCCTTTTTGGTTTGTTCGGCTCGGACGACGAAAACGAAAAAAATCAGGTGGTTCAAATCCAGCCCAGCCTGGCGGCTTCACAACGATGCGCGGATGCGAAAGACACCGGCGTTGAGTATGGCATTACCGGATCCGGGATCAACATCCGTGAGGGACCAGGAACAAGCTACGACAAGGTCATCAACAAGAAAGCCACACAAACGCTCGGCAAAACCCACTATGTTCAAGTCGATTATACCGTCACCGTGCTAGAAGTTTGCCAAAAAGGCGGCTGGTCATACGTTGAAGTCGTTAAACCGGACTGGCTGAAAGAAAGCCATCGGGGTTGGGTGGCCTCCCGGTTTCTCCGTGGCCAGCGCCGAGACACCGCTGGCATTCGAGTTTTCACCGAGGAAGACTTCATTTGGGACAAGAATACGTCTCCCTACAAAGGAACCATTATTACGGGCGTGAACAAGATTCATCGTGAGAATGAACGCTGCAAGGAAATCGACCCGGCAAGTGCGTATCTTTCAGATTCGAGATCAACACCTGACCGACCGGTTTTTTTTGTCACCTGCGGCGCTGGAACGAAAGCGTTCAACGTCTGGTTTTCCGAAGAAGATTTGAAATCAGGGAAGGCATTCAAAGCCGCGAGACACATAAGCCAAAGCATCGCTATCCAGCTGTGCGAGCAGTATGCTCGCCAAGTCGCGACCCATCCCAACACTGTTGATTTTTCGCGTGTGCTTGACCTAGCGATTAACGAACATGCCAATGGTCGGACGGCAGTTCATTCGACCTTCTCAGCAAAAAATAGCTTCAACCTAGAGATCAAATTCCGAATCCGTTGTCTCCTGGACGCAACCGGCCTTATCGAAGCGACTGTCAATGAGGCAGGATGA